TATGAATCTCAAGGCCACAGCTCACTatgtgaccttcagcaagtcacttaaacTCCTTGTGCTCCAGCTTGATTATAAGCTCTTTGAGGCAGGGACTTTATATCCATGCCACTTATACGCAGTTGTAGCACTGGCAGCATAGATTGTCAAGAGATTTGCCTGGTCATAGATGAGATTAGTGAGCTTCTCATACcagggggtggccaactctggtcctccagagccacaaacaggccaagttttcaggatatccaaaatgaatatgcacgagagagatttgcatacagtggaggtagCATATGGAAATCTCTGataaccaggcctgtttgtggctctcggggGCTGGAGTTGGTCACCTCTGCCTTAGACAGTTAGATCCAGACCCAGGCAGTCCAGAGTTACTGCTTCTCCCCTCAGGGAATCTGGAAGCATTCCTCATCCGAAACAGATGCCGCTATCTTTCAGAGTCTCAGCCCCTTGTTGGGTCTCAAATAGCTTCTTTTTTAGTCTTGAAGACACAAATCACGGGTGAACTACTAAAAGCCACATTATTCAGAGTTGGTATTTAATTTTCATGGATGTATAGAACTCTTTAATACCCAGACTATATCCAGGCAGCTAAGGAAAACAttctttgtcaaatgtctttcggctggagaaagagacagcagcaCCCTGAGACACCCAAAGTATGGACAGCTGAAGAACAACCTTGGGAAAAGATTCTACAAAATAGGGCTAGCCTGGTAGCTCAGTGGAGTGCGCAGAAGACTTGGGTTTGGTTTCTAATTTGGATATTCCATTTCCTGggttggccagggctggggatgccgcagaggcagcactcataggggtagattttaataaagtacgtccgtgcgtacttttgttcgcgcaccaagcgcgaacaagagtacgccagattttaatagatacatgtgaagccgcacgtatcctttaaaatccggggtcggcgcacgcaaggctgcccaaaattggcagcctgcgtgcgccgagccacgcagcctgcctccatttcctccgaggccgctccgaaatcagagcgacctcggagggaactttccttccacccccccccccccgcaccttcccctcccttgccctacctaaccaccccccagccctatctaaaccccccctacctttgttttaaaagttacgcctgccggccagctgTCCAGCACACAATTCCCTGGcctgggagctgtttcggaggcctcggccatgcccccaaaacacccctgggccggaaccatgcccgcggccctgcccccaaatgatgcgctgcagtgacacacccccccccccccccgacacacccccgacatgccccccaggaaagccccgggacttacgcgcgtaccggggcttgtgcgcgctgccgagcctattcaacataggctcggcgcacacagggggaacttggggcaggtttatcttacgtgcgtacccctttgaaaatctgccccatagtgggGAAGAAGTCACAGACATTATGCAGCAGGGACACCTtatggctggatttagggccctgCTGCATGCATCCCGGCTGGGGACAGTCactacaatgaacaggggaaaaTCCCAGGGTACTTGCGCATGACAGCTTATGGCATCAGATCCCAGCCTTGGCTCTGACCAAACTGGAGGTATGAGGATAtagccaggtcaaaaaaaaacccagagcagGGTGTGACCGTAAGAAAATGTTATTTCCAGAATctgcgaaaaataaaatagtttgaaGCATAAACAAAAGATGAACAATGAAAAAATGGAGGAATAAACGTAGCGatgattaaaacaaacaaaaaaaaaaaacaacaccctaCCACCAGGGCAGTGCCAGCTGCAGACTTTATCTTCCACTCTGGCTGTGGTGGGGAACAGGAAACAATTTCTCCCAGTTCAGAAGGTTCCAGGACAGCGAGCTGGCAGAAAAGCAGCATGGAATAAACAACTCTAAAGCGGAGCCTGGCTGCCAGTGAGAGTGAGTCGGGCCGCACTTGCCGATTGACTGGTGCAGgggctgcagatgcagcattgcACCTCTGctgggctgaagacaggctgggGGGATGCTTGTAGGTGTGAGGGTGATGATGCAATGAATGACACAATCACCACAAAAAgatatcagatttttttttaattattattaaagTGTGGCGGAGATGCAATGTCACTGGGAATCCGGCATTTGCTTTTCTTACAAAGCATCGTTGGGGAGCCTCTGGCGCTCTGATGCCAGTTTGGTGGGTGGCCAGCTGCAGAGGGGCTATGCTCATTTTCCGATGGCAATATGGATCTGACCCCCAGCTACCAAAGATTCACCATCACTGGCCAGACTTTGAACAGTGGCGTGCTCTTACGCAACAGGGTCCACCCATAAACCCTGGGATCACGTTCACAGCACAGATTTTAGACGCTGGATCCCAAGATACCCTTCTGCCTACCGAAAAGTTTATTTTTCAGCCAAATTTAACAGATAGACACAAACGCTTTAAGTTGGAAAAGGGATTTTATGTTCAGTTTTAAAGCTACAATAatattttacagaattctgaaaatAACAGAACTAAACAAATTTCTCTCCAGCCTCAAAAACCGACCCACTGTACTCAGACAGAAATATCCCCATTTTTgacaaaaatatagaaaaactGCCAACTGTAGGTGTAGGAATGGATAGCTAGCCTCAAACCATAAAATACCAAACATCTTCATAAAATTCACTATCTGTAATTTTGcagctgtatttcttttttttagtagGAAGGTTCCTGTTAATTGCAAGATCCTCACTTTTATCTGGAGTTATCCAGATATTTTTATCTGCTCCTGGGTCATTTTGACAGGTAGCCCCTCTTCAGCTTTGAAAGAACCTACACATTCAGCTTTCATCTAAAGAATGTTACTAATGTATTAATATAATTCAAGTTTCCCAGCTGTATTTAATGAACCAGCAACTAATCAATGGCTAATAAATTCTTGACGTAAGTACAGGCTTGGACAAGTTATGGGACGGGAGAGGATTTCAGGTCCTTTTCAGCACTCCTAGCATTTTGGCCCCTGCTGCTCTTTTCCTTTGGCTTGGATTGGATGTAAATGTCATCACGACAGCAGGAccaagttacttttttttttcctgcttcatTGTTTTACActtctaaataataataatatgcctTCTTTTCTGGGAGGCCTTTGGTTTCTGACTGAACTTGGTCTCAAGTTGAGTGAAAATGCTGATTCCTAGCTTGCATCATGTGTTTCTGACATGGCAGGGAGAGGTGTAGGTGGACATTCACTTGCATGTCAGAATTAAAAAGGTGCAGTCGAAATCCCAAAGTCAAGTTAAAAaggattagaaaaagaaaatccagCTTACAGAGAAACTGGGGGCTTTGTTAAACTAGCCCAGAGTGGCCACAGCTATCGTTTGTGCCACTGAATTTTCCACGGCAGAATGCTGCCACCGTGCAGAGTCTGACATCATGGGTGCTCACAATAGCCATCAACCTGTTTCCTTTCCGACCAGATTCTCTAGTTGTAGGATCACCCTGGGTTAGGTAGTGCTGGGGAAAATATTAAGACTCCCACTGCAGAGCATCTTAAACTGTTCCAGTTTTTCCTTTGGGCTTATTTAGGTCCCCGCCACCCTCATCCTGGGTTTGCTAACGTAGAAGGTGTGTCCCAGTAAATTTACAGGAAATGCTGAGATTGATCATGCTGCTgaatgggggattttttttttcactcctttTCCTCATCATCCAGTGATATGGAGAATGATGCACGTGTTGGGGCATAAGATCCACAGTTTAACCTTGAAATTCTCAGCCCTCAGCATCTGATTGGCCAAGTAATCTGGAAGACACCCTTCCTTAGAATGGCTCAGATTTTGAATTTAACAAAATGGGAAgtgctgataaaaaaaacaacaactttttACTTGCAAATTATTTGTTATTGCATGATGACTATTCCTTGTCTGCCAGAGCCTGTAAAGCTGCGTATAGTTGGAAATCATTTCATGAAACATACTTTCATAATATGAAATAACATTGTAGCCATTAAGAAAATATCCTGGTAATTACaactctgaaataaaaaaaaaaaaggaatatatttTAGTGGAATTAATATAGACCATCTTACTGCTTTTTAGAATATATTCTAAAGTCGTGTTTGTGGCAAATGTGTTTGGTTGTAAATATTTATAGCCTTGTTCACCATTTTTTAGACTGAAAAAGTCTGTCCTGTTGTGAGAATTATGGATTGCATTGCCTTGGTAACATAAAatattcacaaaagtgggagccaGGCAATCTTAGAAAGAGCGCCAGCCCTGAGGTCATGCAGCAATGCCAAGGTCTTATGCAGGAGAAACCTGACTGGAGGACACAGCGGAGGCCTCTGTCTTGGAGGTGCCAGCAGAAGTGATGTCCTCATCACCAAATGGATTCTTCCCACAGCAGAGAGTGGTAATCATGCAGTTTCGGAACTGGAAGAGGAAAATTCAAGGTTGGAAATGCAAATGATATAGTAACATACTAAATGACTGCAGATGAAAactaaaatggcccatccaatctgcccaattGAGATTCATCCTCTTTTGGTAGATGTGattataaaattcccaaatgcaacccaacaccaactccctCCTTGGGTCTTCCACCCGATCTCTCAactatctgtcccaagcatggccAAGTTCATGATGGTCATCATACTGTTGGCctccccatgctttctttaaaccctgatgaagacataccactgctgctctgtgcacctATTAGAATACCAAGTGAAGCATGAAGGCCCTTTTGAAAGTCAACCTTTTGTGTACAGTTACCAGATAGATCCTGATTTTACCcaaccccactgcatgcatggagatgaAGGCCACTTTTATTCAAggaataaaaatgtataaagagAAAAACACATTTCATCATTCAAAAATGTAGTtaataaaggaaaatataaataatcagGGCTTGAGTTGAACCATAAGGGTTGGCACATCTCTTGTTAAGATAACAAAAGCTGAACGAATCAATCGGCTTTTTCTGATAGGGCTTTTCCCGGATTGTAAATCCTCTCTACGTGGGAGATTATGGGCCATCTGTAAGGATTTCAGTTGAGTGCTTGATGTGCCTTTGAGTTGATCAGAAGGAAAAGATAATAGTAAAAGAAGAGCAAgccctaaccccctccccctccaaaagtACAACTTACCTGTTTGTTCAGCACAATGTAGATTACAGGGTTGTAAATTGCAGAACTCTTGGCAAAGAAAGATGGGAGAGTCATGAACACTGGACCAAAGTCAGCACCTTGGTGGGTGAAGATGAAAAATGCCACGCTGGCGTATGGCACCCAACAGATCAGGAAGGCAACAACCATGATGACAACCATGCGGGTGACCTCTTTCTCTGCTTTCTGGGTTGTGGCAGACTCCTGTTGTTGAGCTGCAGCCTAGAGAAGGACATTACAAGGCAATTGGGAAGGGTCTGTTATGCATCAGTATTGCTGGATCAGTATTCTGAAAGATTGATGTACTCACCTCTTTGACAGTGCAGACCAGGCGTCCGTAGCAGAAAAAGATGATCGTGAGTGGAATGCTAAAGTGAACGATGAACATATAGATCACAAAGGACTCATTGTTGACTTCAGGTTTGAGTGTGTAATAATCAACTCCGCATGAGCACTGCATGCCCTCTGGGATAAATCTACAGGAGAAGAAATAATAGCTTTACAGTTATAATAGTTTTGCCAAACTAACCTCAATCATTAGGCATCTTCAGTCCTGTCCTAACCTTACCAGCAGCTATCCTACTGTATCCTAGTGTCTTTATATTCTTGAAGAATACAAGGAAGAAAATACATCTGTATGGGAGATAGAGTGTCAGGTTGACCTCAAATGTTCTAATCAGAATATGTTAACTTAGCTTCAATGTTATGGTTTCAGCAATAAAGTAGAACAGGTgtcttgctttaaaaaaaatcctgtcACACTTTCCGCATGGCATAATACACAAGATCAGAGAGTGCTACGCTGGCAATTTGTAATTACTTTGATTGAAAGGCAATATCAAGCCATCCCACTATGGAGACCACTTTCAAACTCCCTGCCTCAGTAAACTTTGTACCCATGGACCctgtacctaattttcaaagggaaagtctaCGTGTACCTTGGCTTTGGAAAATTGTCCCTGGGTTCCTGCTTTTTGTGCGGTGAAATATCAATGGAAAATAAGATTGGAGTAGATTGGAAAATACAAACTCAGGGCATTATTTTTCATCCTCAACCAAAACCTGCCTTTGGGAACGCCTCCCTGCAGTTTGACTAAAACTGGAAGACCAGGCTTCATTTTTAGCtagactgtgtgtgtgttgggggggggggggaagggaggggggtcaattttcaacAGACCAATGTAAAGTCTGATAAAcagctttaaaaattgccttccttGAAAGCTAACCCTGGTATGCCCTAgagggcaagtttcaaaagcGATTTCCGGGGTAAAATGGATTGTTTGAAAATTCaattgcctcttctcttcaggggtaaaagtatgtgtgttatTCTACAATGCATAGACCTTTAATTTcagtgagcagaggcattcccagcGGCAGGAAGAGGACAGGGAATGGAACAGTGCACCTcgtttttgcattttcaaaaccacCTGCATTGTTTTCCAAGGTAAAAAAGCATCTGCAGTCAAAACAGGTGCAGATTTTTGCGGGGGACTTTTTCCTGGGTCCGTTCTCAAAGTGAACGTGCAAGGCTCCTTTCTCTCTCAGAACTGCTGCAAAGTCCATGGGCTGTTCAGACTTTGCAACTGTGTAGGCTCTTTTGCAAATTGCGCTCTCAGGGCcaaattttgaaaacatttctggGCATAAACCCCAGCTTTCTgagcataaatgggcttttgaaaatgaacccGGGGTTGTGCGTGTGTAACTCGCATACGTATATTTTCAGGCACAAGGAAGAGGCATTCTGAGAGGTGGAGTTGGGGCAAGGAAATCATTTATATGCGCACTTTTGATTTTTGGACGTACGCACACGCAGTCACACCCGCTCTGGAGGAGGGCTGAATGTGAGCAGGTGTGTCTGGCAGAATTTCTGAGcgcagcctgaattttcaaagcggacttatgtgtgtaaattcacctttaaaattcAGGCCAAAGTCGGCAAATATGTTCCATTCGCAGACTTTAGCTTTATGTGAGCTTTTATGAAATCGGGCTCCATAAAATTTGGTTTTCTTACATATCTTTAATGTTTATTAGTCACATACTTATCATCTTATAAAATGTGCTGTATTTAGGGGGAGAGGGACTTTTGTATTAGCACCACAAGTCAAAAACTGTCACAAAACACTGCCTAGACGTACCTGGACCATCCGAAGAGTGGAGGAGCCGCACATGACAGAGCCATGGTCCAAGTAAATAAGACACCCATGATGGCATGATTCTCACCAAATCTGAAGTTAGCCATGGGTTTACAGACCACCATATATCTTTCAATGGCCAAAACAACCAGAGACCAAAGAGCAATTTCACCTGTTGAATGGAAGAGAAAATAAAGGCATGAGTTTAAGGAAATTAATACAATGCATTAAAACTGTCTCACAGATTAAGGTTCAGCCTCAAACTCTGGCTGAGACCCAGCTGTGTCAAATAATGTTTATGTTACTAGTGGCACAACAAAGAAGCCTTTCctattaaaatatatatgttaCCATTTTTAATAACAGAGAAATATATTGGCTCAGCATTTATTTTCGCTAGAAGCAGACAACCCTAAGTTTCAATTGGATGCACATGCTTCTGCAGCCTATGCATTGGTTTATTTTTCTAAAGGGATTAAACAACAGTTAATAAGGGAAGTGTGTCAGAGCTGGTATCTCTGGTTGCCCACCAATTTCCAATCAGCTTTTCCAGCAGGAATGAATATCTTCATAAAGGATCCTTGGAATATTGTAATATATTTCTACAGGGATGTTGAGCATTGGCAGACACCATCAGATGCGgagagtacatatttagattcttaccACCAAGTGTAGCAAAGAAACCTTCAATATTGCAGCCAATGGTTCCAAAG
This genomic interval from Rhinatrema bivittatum chromosome 4, aRhiBiv1.1, whole genome shotgun sequence contains the following:
- the RHO gene encoding rhodopsin, whose translation is MNGTEGANFYVPMSNKTGIVRSPFEYPQYYLAEPWKYSALAAYMFLLIILGFPINFLTLYVTIQHKKLRTPLNYILLNLAFANHFMVFGGFTVTMYTSMNGYFVFGTIGCNIEGFFATLGGEIALWSLVVLAIERYMVVCKPMANFRFGENHAIMGVLFTWTMALSCAAPPLFGWSRFIPEGMQCSCGVDYYTLKPEVNNESFVIYMFIVHFSIPLTIIFFCYGRLVCTVKEAAAQQQESATTQKAEKEVTRMVVIMVVAFLICWVPYASVAFFIFTHQGADFGPVFMTLPSFFAKSSAIYNPVIYIVLNKQFRNCMITTLCCGKNPFGDEDITSAGTSKTEASAVSSSQVSPA